Proteins encoded within one genomic window of Chlorobaculum sp. MV4-Y:
- a CDS encoding DUF4212 domain-containing protein has translation MEKAKLQEYWKINLGYLVGLLVTWFVVSYGFGILLAEPLNAIRLGGFKLGFWFAQQGSIYVFVVLIFVYVALMNKLDKKFDVHED, from the coding sequence ATGGAAAAAGCAAAACTCCAGGAGTACTGGAAAATCAACCTCGGCTACCTCGTCGGCCTGCTGGTGACATGGTTCGTCGTTTCGTACGGATTCGGCATTCTCCTTGCTGAACCACTGAACGCGATCCGGCTCGGCGGATTCAAACTGGGCTTCTGGTTCGCCCAGCAAGGCTCCATCTATGTCTTCGTGGTGCTGATTTTCGTCTATGTCGCCCTGATGAACAAGCTCGACAAAAAGTTCGACGTCCACGAGGACTGA
- a CDS encoding DUF1207 domain-containing protein, producing the protein MQKSTSLLTAAMFGALCATAPLSTASAESAIKPTFDTLFEPLVADPMEPRIAVMPMLGKKKLQLDIGTSADLYQNDSKTFAVGIDFATWSLLNRTSNFKFPVDCIDYMFGINTTFRQQIKDSALPFDEASVRVRLSHISAHFEDGHTDDNGDWLHPEESPFGIPFTYSREFVNVTGALSAPGRRVYLGYQYLYHTLPDKISPSSFQAGVEIGLPANAYVAADFKLLPKWDWNEGKTDGYRGTWNLQAGMRLTSIGLKNVRVAANYFSGMSRHGMYFYKPESFTTLGMIVDL; encoded by the coding sequence ATGCAAAAAAGCACATCCCTTTTGACAGCTGCGATGTTCGGCGCGCTCTGCGCCACAGCGCCGCTTTCGACGGCCTCGGCTGAATCGGCCATCAAGCCGACCTTCGACACGCTCTTCGAGCCGCTCGTCGCTGACCCGATGGAGCCACGGATCGCCGTCATGCCAATGCTCGGCAAGAAGAAGCTTCAGCTCGACATCGGCACCTCGGCTGACCTGTACCAGAACGACAGCAAGACCTTCGCCGTCGGCATCGATTTCGCCACCTGGTCACTCCTGAACAGAACCAGCAACTTCAAGTTCCCGGTGGACTGCATCGATTACATGTTCGGCATCAACACGACCTTCCGCCAGCAGATCAAGGATAGTGCATTGCCTTTCGATGAAGCGAGTGTGCGGGTGCGCCTGAGCCACATTTCAGCCCATTTCGAAGATGGCCACACCGATGACAACGGCGACTGGCTCCATCCGGAGGAGAGCCCCTTCGGCATTCCCTTTACCTACAGCCGCGAGTTCGTCAACGTAACAGGCGCGCTTTCCGCACCGGGCCGCCGCGTCTATCTGGGCTATCAGTACCTGTACCACACCCTTCCGGACAAGATCAGCCCCAGCTCGTTCCAGGCTGGCGTGGAGATCGGACTTCCGGCCAATGCCTACGTGGCCGCCGACTTCAAGCTGCTTCCCAAATGGGATTGGAACGAGGGCAAAACCGACGGCTACCGCGGCACCTGGAACCTGCAAGCCGGAATGCGCCTCACCTCGATCGGCCTGAAAAACGTGAGGGTCGCCGCCAACTACTTCTCCGGCATGAGCCGCCACGGCATGTACTTCTACAAACCCGAGAGCTTCACGACGCTTGGCATGATTGTCGATTTGTGA
- a CDS encoding tetratricopeptide repeat protein, which produces MSLLDFFDDNLNNSAGFFPDKPEGTANPDSIYDPEELLDLIIQLNEEGLHEKSLVAARRLEELAPYNAETWFHLGNSLTLNGLFEEALEAFQRAVLLSPADNEMALNLALAYFNTGRLDEALEEIEGVVSDSTIERDICFYRGLILQRLERFEEAEKNFEQTLQLDREFGEAWYELAYSQDILGKLDNSLVAYEKAIDLDPYNINAWYNKGLVLSKLKRYPEALEAYDMALAISDDFSSAWYNRANVLAITGRIEEAAESYTKTLEIEPDDINALYNLGIAKEELEQYSEAIACYKRCIELNPEFADAWFALACCFEALENYEASLEAIGHALVEMPECIEFLLLKAEIEYNLGLLDQSLITYEKIIPLDPDSPQIWLDYAMVLREAGAMDESIRALEESISLQPLSAEAHFEIAATYFAMGDNQSTLKALSKAFKIDPDKKQLFQSTFPELYQQDAVRRLLEIS; this is translated from the coding sequence ATGAGTTTGCTTGATTTTTTTGATGATAACCTGAACAATTCAGCAGGTTTCTTCCCGGATAAGCCGGAAGGGACTGCCAACCCCGATTCCATCTACGATCCCGAAGAACTTCTCGACCTCATTATCCAGCTCAACGAGGAAGGACTTCACGAAAAATCGCTCGTTGCAGCCCGGCGGCTCGAAGAACTCGCCCCCTACAACGCGGAAACCTGGTTTCACCTCGGCAACAGCTTGACGCTGAACGGTCTTTTTGAGGAAGCGCTCGAAGCGTTTCAGCGCGCCGTTCTGCTCAGCCCTGCCGACAATGAAATGGCCCTGAATCTCGCTTTGGCCTATTTCAATACCGGACGACTCGATGAAGCGCTCGAAGAGATCGAGGGTGTTGTCAGCGACTCGACCATAGAAAGAGATATCTGTTTCTACCGGGGACTCATTCTGCAACGGCTCGAACGTTTCGAAGAGGCTGAAAAAAATTTTGAACAGACGCTGCAGCTCGATCGGGAGTTCGGAGAAGCCTGGTATGAACTGGCTTACTCGCAGGACATTCTCGGCAAACTTGACAACAGTCTTGTCGCCTACGAGAAAGCCATCGACCTCGACCCGTACAATATCAACGCCTGGTACAACAAGGGACTCGTCCTGAGCAAGCTCAAGCGTTACCCGGAAGCGCTCGAAGCCTACGACATGGCACTCGCTATTTCGGACGATTTCAGCTCGGCCTGGTACAACCGAGCCAATGTGCTTGCCATCACCGGAAGGATCGAGGAGGCTGCCGAAAGCTACACGAAAACGCTTGAAATCGAGCCTGACGACATCAACGCGCTCTATAACCTCGGCATAGCCAAGGAGGAGCTCGAGCAGTACAGCGAAGCGATCGCCTGCTACAAACGCTGCATCGAACTGAATCCGGAGTTCGCCGACGCCTGGTTTGCGCTTGCCTGCTGCTTCGAGGCGCTCGAAAACTACGAGGCCTCGCTTGAGGCCATCGGCCATGCCCTTGTTGAAATGCCGGAGTGCATCGAATTCCTCCTGCTCAAAGCGGAGATCGAATACAATCTTGGCCTGCTCGACCAGTCGCTCATAACCTACGAGAAAATTATCCCCCTGGATCCGGACAGCCCTCAAATCTGGCTGGACTATGCCATGGTGCTGCGAGAAGCCGGAGCGATGGATGAATCGATCCGGGCGCTCGAAGAGTCGATCTCGCTTCAGCCGCTCTCGGCAGAGGCACACTTCGAGATCGCTGCAACCTATTTCGCCATGGGCGACAACCAGAGCACCCTCAAGGCGCTCAGCAAGGCATTCAAGATCGATCCCGACAAAAAGCAGTTGTTCCAGAGCACCTTCCCCGAACTGTATCAGCAGGATGCGGTACGCCGGCTGCTGGAAATTTCCTGA
- a CDS encoding NUDIX domain-containing protein produces MHHPSRKLINLRVSALCVQDGHALFVEHRSFAPDDPALPQSYWILPGGVVERGETLEEALRREVREETGLECEVGGMVFVKELLWPHPGLPGQGERHHSVSLGFHCEVTGGQLVTGCDPELPDDRQMILETRWLPLDGLAGFRLYPPFLYKFIDSGLRRGFDTLCPEFFDSTL; encoded by the coding sequence ATGCACCATCCTTCGAGAAAGCTGATTAATCTGAGAGTCAGCGCCTTGTGTGTTCAGGATGGCCATGCGCTGTTTGTCGAGCACCGGAGCTTTGCGCCGGACGATCCAGCCTTGCCCCAAAGCTACTGGATTCTGCCGGGCGGGGTTGTCGAGCGGGGTGAAACGCTTGAGGAGGCGCTGAGACGCGAAGTGCGGGAGGAGACCGGACTGGAGTGCGAAGTTGGCGGCATGGTGTTTGTCAAGGAGCTGCTTTGGCCTCATCCGGGTTTGCCGGGGCAGGGGGAGCGGCACCACTCGGTTTCGCTCGGCTTTCATTGCGAAGTGACCGGCGGTCAGCTCGTCACGGGCTGTGACCCGGAACTTCCCGACGACCGGCAGATGATCCTCGAAACCCGCTGGCTCCCGCTCGACGGGCTGGCCGGTTTCCGCCTCTATCCGCCATTCCTCTACAAATTTATCGACTCGGGGCTCCGCCGTGGTTTCGACACCCTCTGCCCGGAGTTCTTTGACTCGACGCTGTGA
- the aroE gene encoding shikimate dehydrogenase yields MSNSQSKRIFGLIGKHVDYSWSPLIHNTGFEALGLPCVYTIFNIPSPEMIGDALKGSRALGIAGFSVTIPYKKTVVPFLDELSPEALSIGAVNTIVNDNGHLLGYNTDIDGFAAPLLPMAESIRNRPVCIFGNGGAALAAVEAFRLRFSPSSVLLVVRDTQKAEDMLEEYAYRDIVTIRAGREIDQPACSKLIRDCRVLVNATPVGTAGRNDHIHSILPTGHRLLHDGQIVYDMVYNPPETPLLAEARAAGATVIPGIEMLIAQAARAFSIWTGQELPIELVRKTVLAEIEKSEA; encoded by the coding sequence GTGTCAAACTCTCAGTCCAAAAGGATTTTCGGGCTTATCGGCAAACACGTCGATTACTCCTGGTCACCCCTGATTCACAATACCGGATTCGAGGCACTCGGGCTTCCCTGCGTTTACACCATCTTCAACATCCCTTCGCCCGAAATGATCGGCGATGCACTCAAGGGAAGCCGCGCTCTCGGCATTGCGGGATTCAGCGTCACCATTCCGTACAAGAAAACCGTCGTGCCTTTTCTTGACGAGCTCTCACCTGAAGCGCTCTCCATAGGAGCAGTCAACACCATCGTCAACGACAATGGCCACCTACTCGGCTACAATACGGACATCGACGGCTTCGCGGCCCCGCTCCTTCCGATGGCGGAGTCGATCCGGAACAGGCCGGTCTGCATCTTCGGCAACGGTGGAGCCGCGCTGGCCGCAGTCGAAGCTTTCAGACTCCGCTTCAGCCCTTCATCGGTGCTACTCGTGGTGCGGGATACACAGAAAGCCGAAGATATGCTCGAAGAGTACGCATACCGCGACATCGTTACCATCCGCGCGGGCCGGGAGATCGACCAGCCCGCGTGCAGCAAACTGATCCGCGATTGCCGCGTACTGGTCAACGCCACGCCGGTCGGCACGGCCGGAAGAAACGATCACATCCACAGCATCCTGCCGACCGGGCACAGGCTCCTGCACGATGGCCAGATCGTTTACGACATGGTCTACAATCCGCCCGAAACGCCACTGCTCGCCGAAGCCCGCGCCGCTGGAGCGACTGTCATTCCGGGCATCGAGATGCTCATCGCCCAGGCCGCCCGAGCCTTCTCCATCTGGACAGGACAGGAACTTCCGATCGAGCTGGTCAGAAAAACCGTACTCGCTGAAATCGAAAAGAGCGAAGCCTGA
- a CDS encoding porin: MKKMLSLAAMFAVLASASTAQAELKLGGDASVRVREDSYAGNTNITDDNLSWQYRVRLNASADLGDGYFFKTMITNENDDGGWVTSNNIQNEFSLSVSNFYFGRMLENCHYMAGRLPLNSFNNPIFDITLFPTTAVDNPVYNIFMDRAYGLNYGTKIGNGMLNATLVVLDDASTTTSPSTDGDGIFNDGYALHLDYKVNVGNVTLEPQFLTVLTNGTTGSQPIDSSDAVLHYYPIYAKITPWTVGGLVGVPAGDLKLTFGAFYTACNDTTPNGGPSVDYNGYLFRVKGEIGNFMISYDYNRATDKVGVDTKHTNNFIWAQYKIPVYSSAMGSVTLQPTLRYTTNKAESNGTTYVDQQRLRSELWATVTF; encoded by the coding sequence ATGAAAAAAATGCTATCTCTTGCTGCGATGTTCGCAGTACTGGCATCTGCCTCCACCGCTCAGGCTGAACTGAAACTCGGCGGAGACGCCAGTGTCAGAGTCAGAGAGGATTCTTACGCCGGTAATACCAACATTACTGATGACAACCTTAGCTGGCAGTACAGAGTCCGCCTGAATGCATCTGCCGATCTGGGCGATGGCTACTTCTTCAAGACCATGATCACCAATGAAAATGACGATGGAGGCTGGGTAACGTCTAATAACATCCAGAATGAGTTCAGCCTTAGCGTCTCGAATTTCTACTTCGGCCGCATGCTTGAAAACTGCCATTACATGGCTGGCCGTCTGCCGCTGAACTCCTTCAACAACCCGATTTTCGACATCACCCTCTTCCCGACTACTGCTGTTGACAATCCGGTTTATAACATCTTCATGGACCGTGCATATGGCCTGAACTACGGCACCAAGATCGGTAACGGCATGCTGAACGCTACGCTTGTGGTTCTTGACGATGCCAGTACGACTACGTCTCCCTCGACTGACGGCGACGGCATTTTCAACGATGGCTATGCGCTGCATCTCGACTACAAGGTCAATGTTGGTAATGTCACCCTTGAGCCTCAGTTCCTGACGGTTCTGACCAATGGCACCACTGGTTCACAGCCCATCGACTCTTCCGATGCTGTTCTTCATTACTATCCGATCTATGCCAAAATCACCCCGTGGACGGTTGGCGGTTTGGTCGGTGTGCCTGCTGGCGACCTGAAACTTACCTTCGGCGCGTTCTATACCGCTTGCAATGACACCACACCAAACGGTGGACCCTCTGTCGATTACAATGGTTATCTGTTCAGGGTCAAAGGCGAAATCGGCAACTTCATGATTTCGTACGACTACAACAGAGCAACCGACAAGGTTGGCGTAGATACCAAGCACACCAACAACTTCATCTGGGCACAGTACAAGATCCCGGTGTACTCTTCGGCAATGGGCAGCGTCACGCTTCAGCCAACCCTGCGTTACACGACCAACAAAGCTGAATCGAATGGCACCACTTACGTTGATCAGCAGCGTCTCCGCAGCGAGCTTTGGGCAACCGTTACTTTCTAA
- a CDS encoding aspartate carbamoyltransferase catalytic subunit, whose protein sequence is MNHLTGLYGLHADTLHDLLDLAAGYREGLNREPEIFAPVLANRRVALVFFENSTRTRFSFELAARHLGAGTLSFTAASSSVSKGETLSDTIRNLEAMKVDAFVLRHPSSGAADFVASITDRPVINAGDGTHEHPTQALLDILTLREYFGKIKGLKIMILGDILHSRVARSNIIGLKTLGAEIAVCAPTTLLPGRIDQLGVQVFTGIDEALAWADAAIVLRLQLERATGGFIPSLEEYSASYGLTDEKLDRLKRLLPVLHPGPINREIEISNLVADRIQPPGYSSSMLMEQVTNGVAVRMAVLHRLLAR, encoded by the coding sequence TTGAACCACCTCACGGGATTATACGGACTGCACGCTGACACGCTTCATGATCTTCTCGACCTTGCCGCAGGTTACAGGGAAGGCCTCAACAGAGAGCCGGAAATCTTCGCCCCTGTGCTCGCAAACCGTCGCGTCGCCCTCGTTTTCTTTGAAAATTCTACCCGCACCCGCTTTTCGTTCGAGCTTGCCGCGCGGCACCTCGGCGCGGGGACGCTGAGCTTCACGGCAGCGTCGAGCAGCGTCAGCAAGGGCGAAACGCTCTCGGACACTATCCGGAACCTCGAAGCGATGAAGGTGGACGCTTTCGTACTGCGCCATCCGTCGTCAGGAGCAGCGGATTTTGTAGCCTCGATCACCGACCGGCCAGTCATCAACGCCGGTGACGGCACGCACGAGCATCCGACGCAGGCGCTGCTCGACATCCTCACCCTTCGTGAATATTTCGGCAAGATCAAGGGGCTGAAGATCATGATCCTCGGTGACATTCTGCACAGCCGCGTTGCCAGATCGAACATCATCGGCCTGAAAACGCTCGGCGCCGAAATCGCCGTTTGTGCTCCCACGACGCTCCTGCCAGGCCGCATCGACCAGCTCGGCGTGCAGGTATTCACCGGCATCGACGAGGCGCTCGCGTGGGCCGACGCGGCCATCGTGCTGCGGCTCCAGCTCGAACGGGCAACCGGCGGCTTCATTCCGTCGCTCGAAGAGTATTCGGCCTCGTACGGCCTGACCGACGAGAAGCTCGACCGCCTGAAACGGCTCCTGCCAGTGCTCCATCCGGGGCCGATCAACCGGGAGATCGAAATATCCAATCTGGTGGCCGATCGCATCCAGCCGCCGGGCTATTCAAGCAGCATGCTGATGGAGCAGGTGACCAACGGCGTGGCCGTCCGCATGGCCGTGCTGCACCGGCTGCTGGCCAGGTGA
- the lspA gene encoding signal peptidase II: MALFYLLAVAAALLDRVTKLLAIHYLRDGGQSVVIIPDWLKLTYAENLGIAFSVRFLPPMGLLFLTLAISAGVVWYVLKSNNRSPLFLTAFGLILGGGIGNLIDRVILGHVVDFIYFDLYHGALFGLQLDLWPIFNVADSCITIGACMIVLFHEKIFGKP, encoded by the coding sequence ATGGCCCTCTTTTATCTGCTCGCGGTAGCTGCCGCCCTGCTCGACCGGGTGACCAAACTTCTCGCCATCCACTACCTGCGCGACGGTGGGCAAAGCGTCGTCATTATCCCTGACTGGCTCAAGCTGACCTATGCCGAAAACCTCGGCATCGCATTCAGCGTCCGGTTCCTCCCGCCGATGGGCCTGCTTTTTCTGACCCTCGCCATTTCAGCGGGTGTTGTCTGGTATGTCCTGAAATCGAACAACCGGAGTCCGCTCTTCCTCACGGCCTTCGGACTTATTCTGGGCGGCGGGATCGGCAACCTGATCGACCGCGTCATACTCGGTCACGTGGTGGATTTCATCTACTTCGACCTCTACCACGGCGCGCTCTTTGGCCTTCAGCTCGACCTCTGGCCGATTTTCAACGTCGCCGACTCCTGCATCACCATTGGCGCATGCATGATCGTGCTGTTTCATGAAAAAATTTTCGGCAAGCCATGA